In Cyprinus carpio isolate SPL01 chromosome A1, ASM1834038v1, whole genome shotgun sequence, the following proteins share a genomic window:
- the f10 gene encoding coagulation factor X: MSWVFWNFLFLFLIHCVNSEVFLHTQDASQVLSRRRRANTMFEEMKKGNMERECVEERCSYEEAREIFEDVKKTDEFWHVYFDGDACLSHPCLNAGECKDTIGSYTCFCQQGFKGYNCEIVILALCESENGGCDHFCRVEQNYVTCSCAKGYQLASNGKSCLSNDPFKCGTVHLQKTRSILNNIHINSTENEEEMHVVTTVEPVVDFTNPPSNETNSMFGLFEPEIINPVEEEEPILPESSGGNTLIVNGVDCLPGECPWQALLINEDNTGFCGGTILNEYFVLSAAHCMNQSLSTRVVLGEFDTLVNEGREVTHDVDEILIHKNYMADTYHNDIALIKLSKPIKFTKFIIPACLPEHDFAERVLMHQEDGMVSGFGRVREGGLQSTILQKLTVPYVDRSKCIESSKFKISTRMFCAGYDQEEKDACQGDSGGPHVTRYKNTWFVTGVVSWGEGCARKGKYGVYTQVSKYITWIHNAMSKVMPQMEASLKPRPKRELLQKTPIRRV; encoded by the exons ATGTCTTGGGTCTTCTggaattttcttttcttgtttctaATACACTGTGTGAACTCAGAAG TCTTTCTCCATACTCAAGATGCCAGTCAGGTCCTGAGCCGGCGCAGGCGTGCCAACACCATGTTCGAGGAGATGAAAAAGGGAAACATGGAGCGTGAGTGTGTTGAGGAGCGCTGCAGTTATGAGGAAGCCAGAGAAATCTTTGAGGATGTTAAAAAGACG GATGAGTTCTGGCACGTGTATTTTG ATGGAGATGCGTGTTTGTCCCACCCATGTCTCAATGCCGGCGAGTGTAAAGATACGATCGGGTCATACACTTGTTTCTGTCAACAAGGGTTTAAGGGCTACAACTGTGAGATTG TTATTCTTGCGCTCTGTGAGAGTGAAAACGGAGGCTGTGATCATTTCTGCAGGGTGGAGCAGAATTACGTCACCTGTTCATGTGCTAAAGGCTACCAGCTGGCCTCTAATGGGAAGTCGTGTCTTTCTAATG aTCCTTTTAAATGTGGCACCGTCCATCTTCAGAAGACCAGAAGCATCTTAAACAACATACACATCAACAGCACTGAGAATGAAGAGGAGATGCATGTAGTGACCACCGTCGAGCCTGTCGTAGATTTCACAAACCCTCCCAGCAATGAGACAAACAGCATGTTTGGCCTCTTCGAGCCGGAGATCATCAATCCAGTGGAGGAGGAGGAACCAATTCTGCCTGAATCATCTGGGGGAAACACGCTAATCGTGAATGGTGTAGACTGTCTTCCTGGAGAGTGTCCATGGCAG GCTCTTCTTATTAATGAAGACAACACTGGCTTCTGTGGTGGCACCATCTTAAATGAGTACTTTGTCTTGTCGGCCGCTCACTGCATGAATCAGTCACTCTCCACCCGCGTGGTTTTAG GTGAGTTTGACACGCTGGTCAATGAGGGTCGAGAGGTCACGCACGATGTAGACGAGATTCTGATTCACAAGAACTACATGGCTGACACCTATCACAATGACATCGCTCTCATCAAGCTCAGCAAACCCATCAAATTCACCAAATTCATCATCCCTGCCTGCCTGCCAGAGCACGACTTCGCTGAGCGTGTACTGATGCATCAGGAGGATGGCATGGTGAGTGGTTTTGGTCGCGTGCGTGAGGGCGGCCTTCAGTCCACCATCCTCCAGAAGTTAACGGTGCCATACGTCGACCGCAGCAAGTGTATTGAGTCCAGTAAGTTTAAAATCTCCACCCGCATGTTTTGTGCCGGATACGACCAAGAGGAGAAAGACGCGTGTCAGGGTGATAGCGGTGGGCCACATGTGACACgctacaaaaacacatggttCGTCACAGGCGTGGTGAGCTGGGGTGAAGGATGTGCACGGAAGGGCAAGTACGGCGTCTACACGCAGGTCTCCAAGTACATCACGTGGATCCATAATGCCATGTCCAAAGTCATGCCACAGATGGAAGCTTCTCTAAAACCCAGACCAAAGCGAGAGCTGCTTCAGAAGACACCCATACGAAGAGtctaa
- the f7i gene encoding coagulation factor VIIi isoform X2: MIPATPTHTKEPCLTNPCKNNGTCIYLANTYYCLCLESFEGKYCEKGFEETLKCQYVNGGCEQFCDASGPRRACRCAAGYTLGADGMSCVAEVEYPCGKVPLQKSTVHSQKEFVGGIQCPRGHCPWQVLIDYNGESLCGAALLDDNWVITAAHCVHQKDTKHLKVITGDHDLDVMDGSEEAYNVTRVIIHENYDPVSLDSDLALIQLSEEPKRSVYAVPVCLPTPHLAQNELEAIRFHTLSGWGKRTPGDNIPPSKGLKAPSSATLQRLAVPLFPTAQCVVKSGVNITTNMFCAGYTEGSHESCRGHDGSPLVTRYEGTSFLTGVVSWGKGCSQPGNYRIYTKVANFLKWLEMVMKTPIKPLNISGFPSTHK; this comes from the exons ATGATACCAGCGACACCAACACACa cTAAGGAGCCCTGCTTGACCAATCCATGCAAGAACAATGGCACATGCATCTATCTAGCCAACACCTACTACTGCCTGTGTCTGGAGAGCTTTGAGGGCAAATACTGTGAAAAGG GGTTTGAGGAGACGCTTAAGTGTCAGTATGTGAATGGAGGCTGTGAGCAGTTCTGTGATGCTTCCGGACCCAGACGTGCATGCAGATGCGCCGCAGGATACACTCTGGGAGCTGATGGGATGTCTTGTGTTGCTGAAG TTGAATATCCATGTGGAAAGGTTCCACTTCAGAAGAGCACCGTTCATTCCCAAAAAGAGTTTGTGGGTGGAATTCAGTGTCCCAGAGGTCACTGTCCTTGGCAG GTGTTGATAGATTATAATGGTGAGAGTCTGTGTGGAGCGGCTCTTCTGGATGATAACTGGGTCATAACTGCTGCTCACTGTGTTCATCAGAAAGACACAAAGCATTTGAAGGTTATTACAG GTGATCATGACCTGGATGTTATGGACGGCTCGGAGGAGGCGTATAATGTCACTCGTGTGATTATCCATGAGAACTATGACCCTGTGTCACTGGATAGCGACTTGGCCCTTATACAGCTTTCTGAAGAACCCAAGCGCTCAGTGTACGCCGTGCCTGTTTGCCTGCCCACACCACACCTGGCACAGAATGAGCTTGAGGCCATCCGCTTCCACACGCTTAGCGGATGGGGCAAGCGAACTCCAGGGGACAACATCCCTCCGTCCAAAGGCCTTAAAGCCCCATCATCTGCCACACTGCAGCGGCTGGCTGTACCTCTGTTCCCCACAGCACAGTGTGTAGTGAAGAGTGGCGTTAACATCACTACAAACATGTTCTGCGCGGGTTACACTGAGGGCAGCCACGAGTCCTGCAGAGGACATGATGGCAGTCCACTCGTCACACGCTATGAGGGAACATCCTTCCTGACAGGTGTTGTGTCATGGGGTAAAGGCTGCAGTCAGCCTGGGAACTATAGGATTTACACCAAAGTGGCCAACTTTTTGAAATGGCTTGAGATGGTTATGAAAACACCCATCAAGCCACTTAATATCAGTGGATTTCCATCCACTCACAAATAA
- the f7i gene encoding coagulation factor VIIi isoform X1, whose protein sequence is MKTRAVVLVFVLIFHGSSGVFLDKDDASSVLQRVRRANSGFFEEIKRGDLQRECIEEICDYEEAREVFEDDEKTKQFWLSYSAKEPCLTNPCKNNGTCIYLANTYYCLCLESFEGKYCEKGFEETLKCQYVNGGCEQFCDASGPRRACRCAAGYTLGADGMSCVAEVEYPCGKVPLQKSTVHSQKEFVGGIQCPRGHCPWQVLIDYNGESLCGAALLDDNWVITAAHCVHQKDTKHLKVITGDHDLDVMDGSEEAYNVTRVIIHENYDPVSLDSDLALIQLSEEPKRSVYAVPVCLPTPHLAQNELEAIRFHTLSGWGKRTPGDNIPPSKGLKAPSSATLQRLAVPLFPTAQCVVKSGVNITTNMFCAGYTEGSHESCRGHDGSPLVTRYEGTSFLTGVVSWGKGCSQPGNYRIYTKVANFLKWLEMVMKTPIKPLNISGFPSTHK, encoded by the exons ATGAAAACTCGTGCTGTTGTGCTAGTGTTTGTCCTGATATTTCACGGATCAAGCGGTG tgtttcttgATAAAGATGACGCCAGCTCGGTGCTGCAGCGCGTCAGGCGCGCAAACTCCGGCTTCTTCGAGGAGATAAAGCGCGGGGATCTTCAGCGCGAGTGCATTGAAGAAATCTGCGACTATGAGGAAGCGCGCGAGGTGTTCGAGGATGACGAGAAGACG AAGCAGTTTTGGCTGAGTTACTCCG cTAAGGAGCCCTGCTTGACCAATCCATGCAAGAACAATGGCACATGCATCTATCTAGCCAACACCTACTACTGCCTGTGTCTGGAGAGCTTTGAGGGCAAATACTGTGAAAAGG GGTTTGAGGAGACGCTTAAGTGTCAGTATGTGAATGGAGGCTGTGAGCAGTTCTGTGATGCTTCCGGACCCAGACGTGCATGCAGATGCGCCGCAGGATACACTCTGGGAGCTGATGGGATGTCTTGTGTTGCTGAAG TTGAATATCCATGTGGAAAGGTTCCACTTCAGAAGAGCACCGTTCATTCCCAAAAAGAGTTTGTGGGTGGAATTCAGTGTCCCAGAGGTCACTGTCCTTGGCAG GTGTTGATAGATTATAATGGTGAGAGTCTGTGTGGAGCGGCTCTTCTGGATGATAACTGGGTCATAACTGCTGCTCACTGTGTTCATCAGAAAGACACAAAGCATTTGAAGGTTATTACAG GTGATCATGACCTGGATGTTATGGACGGCTCGGAGGAGGCGTATAATGTCACTCGTGTGATTATCCATGAGAACTATGACCCTGTGTCACTGGATAGCGACTTGGCCCTTATACAGCTTTCTGAAGAACCCAAGCGCTCAGTGTACGCCGTGCCTGTTTGCCTGCCCACACCACACCTGGCACAGAATGAGCTTGAGGCCATCCGCTTCCACACGCTTAGCGGATGGGGCAAGCGAACTCCAGGGGACAACATCCCTCCGTCCAAAGGCCTTAAAGCCCCATCATCTGCCACACTGCAGCGGCTGGCTGTACCTCTGTTCCCCACAGCACAGTGTGTAGTGAAGAGTGGCGTTAACATCACTACAAACATGTTCTGCGCGGGTTACACTGAGGGCAGCCACGAGTCCTGCAGAGGACATGATGGCAGTCCACTCGTCACACGCTATGAGGGAACATCCTTCCTGACAGGTGTTGTGTCATGGGGTAAAGGCTGCAGTCAGCCTGGGAACTATAGGATTTACACCAAAGTGGCCAACTTTTTGAAATGGCTTGAGATGGTTATGAAAACACCCATCAAGCCACTTAATATCAGTGGATTTCCATCCACTCACAAATAA